One Sanguibacter keddieii DSM 10542 genomic window carries:
- a CDS encoding ArsR/SmtB family transcription factor, translating into MTAPRTPEDQPTASLRIQDVGALRALANPLRMRILGRLRQEGPATVGALASATGTAAGSVSFHVRTLVEHGLVVEVPELARDRRERWWAATSRTTSWEPGDFQQTEDGRDATGELERAVLRSQLASAEAALDHRSQTDPEWVAAGAYGDDRLLLTLDEARELRADLEGVMARWRARADAGRAAPGAGGAGEAVGGKSADSDTTDGKATDSGAAQQVAPVVVVVHTYRAAP; encoded by the coding sequence ATGACAGCGCCACGCACCCCCGAGGACCAGCCGACCGCCTCGCTCCGCATCCAGGACGTCGGTGCGCTCCGCGCTCTCGCCAACCCCCTGCGCATGCGGATCCTCGGGCGGCTGCGCCAGGAGGGGCCCGCGACCGTCGGCGCGCTCGCCAGCGCCACGGGGACCGCCGCGGGCTCCGTGAGCTTCCACGTGCGCACGCTCGTGGAGCACGGTCTGGTGGTCGAGGTCCCCGAGCTCGCCCGGGACCGTCGTGAGCGCTGGTGGGCCGCGACGTCGCGGACCACCAGCTGGGAGCCGGGCGACTTCCAGCAGACCGAGGACGGGCGCGACGCGACCGGCGAGCTCGAGCGCGCGGTGCTGCGCAGCCAGCTCGCGTCCGCCGAGGCGGCGCTCGACCACCGGTCGCAGACCGACCCCGAGTGGGTCGCAGCCGGAGCCTACGGCGACGACAGGCTCCTCCTCACCCTCGACGAGGCGCGCGAGCTCCGCGCGGACCTCGAGGGGGTCATGGCCCGCTGGCGCGCCAGGGCAGACGCGGGCCGCGCAGCACCGGGCGCCGGGGGAGCGGGCGAGGCGGTCGGCGGCAAGAGCGCTGACAGCGACACCACTGACGGCAAGGCCACCGACAGCGGTGCTGCGCAGCAGGTGGCTCCGGTGGTGGTCGTCGTCCACACCTACCGCGCGGCGCCGTGA
- a CDS encoding MarR family winged helix-turn-helix transcriptional regulator — MTRPPGAGPELSTALLRDLQDAIGEAGSALARRMEMSATDASAIEHISLSAALLSPGELGERLAVTRSSATEIVDRLERAGHVERVRDESDRRRFRLVPTEGAKMRVRGELAPLVTALDAAADGLGPAEREVVATYLRRVVAAYRGFAQDEEGARPEG; from the coding sequence ATGACTCGTCCCCCCGGCGCCGGACCCGAGCTCTCGACCGCCCTCCTCCGGGACCTCCAGGACGCGATCGGCGAGGCGGGCTCCGCGCTCGCCCGTCGGATGGAGATGAGCGCGACCGACGCCTCGGCGATCGAGCACATCTCGCTGTCTGCGGCGCTGCTGAGCCCGGGAGAGCTCGGCGAGCGCCTCGCCGTCACGCGCTCGTCGGCCACCGAGATCGTGGACCGGCTCGAGCGCGCCGGGCACGTCGAGCGAGTCCGGGACGAGTCCGACCGACGGCGCTTCCGGCTCGTCCCGACCGAGGGGGCGAAGATGCGGGTCCGGGGCGAGCTCGCCCCGCTCGTCACGGCGCTCGACGCGGCCGCAGACGGGCTCGGGCCTGCGGAGCGGGAGGTCGTCGCGACGTACCTGCGACGGGTCGTCGCGGCCTACCGCGGCTTCGCGCAGGACGAGGAGGGCGCGCGGCCCGAGGGGTGA
- a CDS encoding alpha/beta hydrolase has product MPTPPVSPDSADASSDTAGTPSAASTPRPRRRRRGLKITLASVLAVLVVAVGAFLFWANDTYTAEPAGLAAVQEDPRVDVDDQGDVVVLRPTGESDGRGLVFLSGAKVDPQAYAATFQEVAAEGTTVVIVKPFLNLAILERRPLDAFTDLAPDVDSWAVGGHSMGGVKACSYAESGDVDALVLLASYCSGDALAERTDLDVISVSGTQDGLATPEKIDDSLADLPASTTVVRIDGASHAQFGDYGLQPGDGTPTISDDAARESISQALVPFLGPDEQ; this is encoded by the coding sequence ATGCCCACTCCGCCTGTGAGCCCTGACAGCGCTGACGCCAGCAGCGACACGGCCGGCACACCCTCCGCCGCAAGCACCCCGCGGCCGCGCCGTCGCCGCCGCGGGCTGAAGATCACCCTCGCCTCCGTCCTCGCGGTCCTCGTCGTCGCCGTCGGCGCGTTCCTCTTCTGGGCGAACGACACCTACACCGCCGAGCCCGCGGGCCTCGCAGCCGTGCAGGAGGACCCCCGGGTCGACGTCGACGACCAGGGCGACGTCGTGGTCCTGCGCCCCACGGGCGAGAGCGACGGTCGCGGCCTCGTGTTCCTCTCGGGCGCCAAGGTCGACCCGCAGGCCTACGCGGCGACCTTCCAGGAGGTCGCCGCGGAGGGCACCACCGTCGTGATCGTCAAGCCGTTCCTCAACCTCGCGATCCTCGAGCGTCGCCCGCTCGACGCCTTCACCGACCTCGCACCCGACGTCGACTCCTGGGCCGTCGGCGGGCACAGCATGGGTGGGGTCAAGGCGTGCAGCTACGCCGAGTCCGGCGACGTCGACGCACTCGTGCTCCTCGCGTCGTACTGCTCGGGCGACGCCCTCGCGGAACGCACCGACCTCGACGTGATCTCCGTGTCCGGCACGCAGGACGGCCTCGCGACCCCGGAGAAGATCGACGACTCGCTCGCCGACCTCCCTGCCTCGACGACCGTCGTGCGCATCGACGGCGCCTCGCACGCCCAGTTCGGCGACTACGGGCTCCAGCCCGGCGACGGCACACCGACGATCTCGGACGACGCAGCGCGAGAGAGCATCTCCCAGGCGCTCGTCCCGTTCCTCGGACCCGACGAGCAGTGA
- the soxR gene encoding redox-sensitive transcriptional activator SoxR: MADRTSRTADERAPEQLLSIGEVSRRTGVAVSALHYYERIGLIASTRTSGNQRRYRRHMIRRVTLITVGKRLGVPLSDVQDALRTVPLDSTPSHDDWQRASRQWKSVLEQRRRAIEQLEHELTGCIGCGCLSMKSCLLLNPQDSLGDDGAGARRLDLPGEAPQATSP, encoded by the coding sequence ATGGCCGACAGGACCAGCAGGACCGCCGACGAGCGCGCACCTGAGCAGCTGCTCTCGATCGGCGAGGTCAGCCGACGGACCGGCGTCGCCGTCTCGGCGCTGCACTACTACGAGCGGATCGGCCTCATCGCGTCGACGCGCACCTCGGGCAACCAGCGCCGCTACCGCCGCCACATGATCCGACGCGTCACGCTCATCACCGTCGGCAAGCGCCTGGGCGTCCCGCTCTCCGACGTCCAGGACGCGCTGCGGACGGTCCCGCTCGACTCGACCCCCAGCCACGACGACTGGCAGCGCGCGTCACGGCAGTGGAAGTCGGTCCTCGAGCAGCGGCGGCGCGCGATCGAGCAGCTCGAGCACGAGCTCACCGGCTGCATCGGCTGCGGGTGCCTCTCCATGAAGTCGTGCCTGCTGCTCAACCCGCAGGACTCCCTCGGGGACGACGGCGCGGGCGCACGGCGCCTCGACCTCCCGGGTGAGGCGCCGCAGGCCACGTCTCCCTAG